A genomic stretch from Actinomycetota bacterium includes:
- a CDS encoding sugar phosphate nucleotidyltransferase — protein MKAVIMAGGQGTRLRPLTSNQPKPMLPVVNRPMMEHIVNLLTRYGFTEMIVTLQFLPTLISNYFGDGGDWGASITYSTEFVPLGTAGSVKNSAAFIDGTFLVISGDALTDIDLTKVVDFHRHNGAMATLTLVPVDNPLEFGIVVTDSGGRIERFLEKPNWGQVFSDTINTGIYVLEPEVLDLVPDGQSFDFSKDLFPMLLARGEPLYGYVADGYWCDIGNFEQYIAAHKDILDRKVLIDPPGFRIAENVWMGEGVDVEDTAEIRGPVVLGNHCKIEKGAVIREYTTLGHNVVVKQDSFVHRALIYDNSYIGANSHLRGCVVGKNCDLKGNVRLEEGVVVGDECLIGENALVNHDVKIYPFKTVETGATVNTSIVWESKGLRTLFGKKAVSGIMNIDITPEQALRIAMAYGSGLLLGSTVVTSRDASRAARTVKRAIIAGLNACGVNAADLEVSPSPVNRFAIGVERAMGGIDVRISAFDPQSIEIRFFDELGIDISEARQRDIEKVYYQANFRRAFMGEIGAIHFPPRVLEMYTTSLLAELDLERLNRRRFRMAVDYAFGSTSIIMPQVFGKMGCDVLSLNSFTDEKKVTLNQDELNAALRNLSHIVKTSDAELGVLMDNAGERLYLLDDLGRQVHPQAALMLFVKLLCETGRGGKIAVPVSMTSQIEEIAARCGNEVIRTKVSRGELMRASLEEGVIFAGAGSGGFIFPSFLPTYDAMASTAILLDSLSLRDVPLSELVDGLPAVHMLSVEIPASWEQKGLIMRRLVEELSEGSLELIDGIKVFLDGGAWLLVLPDPDEPSLHLICEAENDTRAALIIGDFTRKIADIAGG, from the coding sequence ATGAAAGCGGTGATCATGGCGGGAGGGCAGGGCACACGCCTGCGGCCCCTCACCAGCAACCAGCCCAAGCCCATGCTTCCCGTGGTCAACCGCCCGATGATGGAGCACATCGTCAACCTGCTCACGCGCTACGGCTTCACGGAGATGATCGTGACCCTGCAGTTCCTGCCCACGCTCATCAGCAACTATTTCGGCGACGGCGGGGACTGGGGCGCCTCCATAACCTATTCCACCGAGTTCGTGCCCCTGGGGACCGCGGGGAGCGTCAAGAACAGCGCCGCCTTCATCGACGGCACCTTCCTGGTCATCAGCGGCGATGCCCTCACCGACATAGACCTCACCAAGGTGGTCGATTTCCACCGCCATAACGGGGCCATGGCCACCCTGACCCTGGTGCCGGTGGACAACCCGCTGGAGTTCGGCATCGTGGTCACCGACTCGGGCGGGCGCATCGAGCGCTTCCTCGAGAAGCCCAACTGGGGGCAGGTCTTCAGCGACACCATCAACACCGGCATATACGTGCTCGAGCCGGAGGTGCTCGACCTCGTACCCGACGGCCAGTCCTTCGATTTCTCCAAGGACCTCTTCCCCATGCTGCTCGCGCGGGGAGAGCCCCTTTACGGCTATGTCGCCGACGGCTACTGGTGCGATATCGGCAATTTCGAGCAATACATCGCCGCGCACAAGGACATCCTTGACCGCAAGGTGCTCATTGACCCCCCGGGTTTCCGTATCGCGGAGAACGTATGGATGGGTGAGGGGGTGGACGTGGAGGACACCGCGGAGATCAGGGGTCCCGTGGTCCTCGGCAACCACTGCAAGATCGAGAAGGGCGCCGTGATCAGAGAGTACACCACCCTGGGCCACAACGTGGTGGTCAAGCAGGACTCTTTCGTACACCGCGCCCTCATCTACGACAACTCCTACATCGGCGCTAACTCCCATCTCAGGGGCTGCGTGGTAGGGAAGAACTGTGATCTCAAGGGCAACGTCCGTCTCGAGGAGGGCGTGGTGGTCGGGGACGAGTGCCTTATAGGGGAGAATGCCCTCGTCAATCACGACGTCAAGATCTATCCCTTCAAGACGGTGGAGACGGGCGCCACCGTGAACACCAGCATAGTCTGGGAGTCCAAGGGGCTGCGCACGCTCTTCGGCAAGAAGGCAGTCTCGGGGATCATGAACATAGACATCACGCCGGAACAGGCCCTGCGTATCGCCATGGCCTACGGCTCCGGCCTGCTCCTGGGCTCCACCGTGGTGACCTCCCGCGACGCTTCACGCGCCGCCCGCACCGTCAAGAGGGCGATCATCGCCGGCCTCAATGCCTGCGGCGTCAACGCGGCCGACCTAGAGGTATCGCCATCACCGGTGAACCGCTTCGCCATCGGCGTCGAGAGGGCCATGGGCGGGATCGACGTGCGCATCTCCGCCTTCGACCCCCAGTCCATCGAGATACGTTTCTTCGACGAGCTGGGAATCGACATCTCGGAGGCGAGGCAGCGGGACATCGAGAAGGTCTATTACCAGGCCAATTTCAGGCGGGCCTTCATGGGTGAGATCGGGGCGATCCATTTCCCTCCGCGCGTCTTGGAGATGTATACGACCTCGCTCCTGGCCGAGCTGGACCTGGAGCGGCTCAACCGGCGGCGTTTCCGTATGGCCGTGGACTACGCCTTCGGGAGCACCAGTATCATAATGCCCCAGGTCTTCGGCAAGATGGGCTGCGACGTCCTCAGTCTCAACAGCTTTACCGACGAAAAGAAGGTCACCCTTAACCAGGACGAGCTCAACGCCGCCCTCAGGAACCTCTCGCATATCGTCAAGACCTCAGACGCCGAGCTGGGAGTGCTCATGGACAACGCGGGGGAGAGGTTGTACCTCCTGGACGACCTGGGGAGGCAGGTACACCCCCAAGCGGCCCTCATGCTCTTCGTGAAGCTGCTGTGCGAGACCGGGCGCGGGGGGAAGATAGCCGTGCCGGTGAGCATGACATCCCAGATCGAAGAGATCGCCGCCAGGTGCGGTAACGAGGTCATCCGAACCAAGGTCAGCCGCGGCGAACTCATGCGGGCCTCACTGGAGGAAGGGGTGATATTCGCCGGCGCGGGCAGCGGAGGGTTCATCTTCCCCTCCTTTCTCCCGACCTACGACGCCATGGCCAGCACAGCCATCCTCCTCGATAGCCTGAGCCTGCGCGACGTCCCGCTGTCGGAGCTGGTGGATGGCCTGCCGGCCGTCCACATGCTCTCGGTGGAGATCCCGGCCTCATGGGAACAGAAGGGCCTGATCATGCGCCGCCTGGTGGAGGAGCTGAGCGAGGGCAGCCTGGAGCTGATCGACGGCATCAAGGTCTTTCTGGACGGAGGGGCATGGCTGCTCGTCCTGCCCGACCCCGACGAACCCTCGCTGCATCTCATCTGTGAGGCGGAAAATGACACCCGCGCCGCCCTCATCATCGGCGATTTCACCAGGAAGATAGCGGACATCGCGGGGGGATGA
- a CDS encoding MerR family transcriptional regulator, with the protein MHDQKDKMSIGDLLKSLKDEFPDLTISKVRFLESEGLIEPERTPSGYRKFSQADAQRLRFILKLQREKYLPLKVIREKIDELESGKTRAGNLVPGMLGSLEVGEDLAAYDDSVLLRDEVKQVLDIELSFVATLEEFGLICAHDGDDGPFFDKEDVKILRIAREFSRYGLEPRHMRMYENLTDREAMAFEQIITPALKSKDPEARRKALDNLLQLVNLSRELKDLLLKNRVKEYFLKSNQPVPF; encoded by the coding sequence ATGCACGACCAGAAAGACAAGATGAGCATCGGGGACCTGCTGAAGTCCCTGAAGGACGAGTTCCCGGACCTCACCATCTCCAAGGTCAGGTTCCTGGAGAGCGAGGGGCTGATCGAGCCGGAAAGGACGCCCTCCGGGTACCGCAAGTTCAGCCAGGCCGATGCCCAACGCCTGCGCTTCATCCTTAAACTGCAGCGGGAGAAGTACCTTCCCCTAAAGGTGATCCGCGAGAAGATCGACGAGCTGGAGAGCGGCAAGACCCGCGCCGGCAACCTGGTCCCAGGCATGCTCGGTTCCCTGGAGGTCGGCGAGGACCTGGCGGCTTACGACGACTCCGTCCTCCTGCGTGACGAGGTAAAACAGGTGTTGGACATCGAGCTGTCCTTCGTCGCCACCCTCGAGGAGTTCGGCCTCATCTGCGCGCACGACGGCGACGACGGCCCCTTTTTCGACAAAGAGGACGTGAAGATACTCCGCATCGCCAGGGAGTTCTCCCGTTACGGTCTCGAGCCGCGCCATATGCGCATGTACGAAAACCTTACCGACCGCGAGGCCATGGCCTTCGAGCAGATCATAACTCCCGCGCTGAAGTCCAAGGACCCCGAGGCCAGGCGCAAGGCGCTGGACAACCTGCTCCAGCTGGTGAACCTCTCGAGGGAGCTGAAGGATCTCCTGCTCAAGAACCGGGTGAAGGAGTATTTCCTCAAGTCAAACCAACCCGTGCCTTTCTAG
- a CDS encoding isochorismatase family cysteine hydrolase, which translates to MTVAFEPESALLIIDMLNDFIEEGGALVVPGARRIVPRLQVILAAARDRDIPVIYVTDSHREDDHEFRYWPAHAVSDTWGGAVVDDLRPRQGDYIVPKRRYSAFFGTDLDNYLREMGVRKLYLAGVLTNICVYATALDASMRNYGVAVFTDGVASLSEETDRFIFQQLEEVLHAELL; encoded by the coding sequence ATGACCGTTGCTTTCGAGCCCGAGAGCGCTCTGCTCATCATCGACATGCTGAACGATTTCATCGAGGAGGGAGGGGCCCTGGTGGTACCTGGCGCCAGGAGGATCGTTCCGCGCCTCCAGGTGATCCTCGCCGCGGCCAGGGACCGGGATATCCCGGTCATTTACGTGACCGACAGCCACCGTGAGGACGACCATGAGTTCCGCTACTGGCCGGCGCATGCCGTGTCCGACACCTGGGGTGGAGCGGTCGTGGACGACCTGCGGCCCCGGCAGGGAGATTACATCGTACCCAAGCGCAGGTACAGCGCCTTTTTCGGCACCGACCTGGACAATTACCTGCGCGAGATGGGGGTGCGCAAGCTTTACCTTGCAGGTGTCCTCACCAATATCTGCGTCTACGCCACCGCCCTGGACGCTTCCATGCGCAACTACGGCGTCGCGGTCTTCACCGACGGCGTGGCCTCGTTGAGCGAGGAGACCGACCGTTTCATCTTCCAGCAACTGGAAGAGGTCCTGCACGCGGAGCTGCTTTGA
- a CDS encoding FHA domain-containing protein, whose amino-acid sequence MFCTKCGHFNPENSVFCARCGIRFEAEGGHGETTVGLPAVESEIEEEIEVSLPIEFPEEGGAILVIKKGPDAGMRFALNRDLISIGRHPESDIFLDDITVSRRHAEIRREGGAYSLLDTGSLNGTYLNRERIEASPLADGDEIQIGKFRLLFFSGSG is encoded by the coding sequence GTGTTCTGCACCAAGTGTGGGCATTTCAACCCGGAGAACAGCGTCTTCTGCGCCCGGTGCGGGATCCGCTTCGAGGCGGAGGGAGGACACGGCGAGACCACGGTGGGGCTTCCAGCCGTCGAGAGCGAGATCGAGGAGGAGATCGAGGTCTCGCTTCCCATCGAGTTCCCGGAGGAGGGCGGCGCCATCCTGGTGATCAAGAAGGGGCCGGATGCCGGCATGCGGTTCGCCCTAAACCGCGACCTCATCAGCATCGGCAGGCACCCCGAGAGCGACATATTCCTCGACGATATCACGGTGTCCCGGCGTCACGCCGAGATCCGCCGCGAGGGTGGCGCCTATTCGCTGCTGGACACGGGCTCTCTCAACGGCACTTACCTCAACCGCGAGCGTATAGAGGCATCGCCCCTGGCGGATGGAGACGAGATACAGATCGGCAAATTCCGCCTGCTCTTCTTCTCGGGAAGCGGATGA
- the mgtE gene encoding magnesium transporter, translating to MIFFSDLQERKVLDASGRVSGRLHDIGMDFPGNLPQSEYLVLSRSRRGRRETVAVPWEWVTSLGPPEVRLDRDRDEIWKSELPQTGLLLGRNLLDRQIVDLYGNKVVRVNDLRLAEFDSALRLTGVDVSQRALLRRLGLEKTAVRAARLLGGNLPEKTIPWNYVAPLEVQRPDLKLTVTESQLSELHPTDIADIIEQLEPQYRERLLDLLGAFMAAESLSEVEPGMQADVIEDLSETKASNLLEIMPPDEATDILALLPRDKAERLLNIMGVREAGVIRELLGYEEESAGGRMTPEFLSVPSTFTAQETMEYLRRNAPDAETSYYIYVEDSEGRLKGVISLRDLLRSPPGESVEEFMHRDVISVNVSEDQETVADVMSRYNFLALPVIDDENSIRGIITVDDMIDVIREEAIEDLSHIGGLELVETGASPSLRTRLPSVFITLLGGLAAALLISAFEDRLIPLITLVFYLPLVLRAAQDIGIVSQAVVIEEIGGKELSAREILKLAWRELRVVFIISLGLAVLGGVVAALWEDYLRFGLTIGLTLLITVVLGTVIGICLPLISRRVKGELRYTQARFSTLFIGLAALAIYLGMATTLL from the coding sequence ATGATCTTCTTCTCGGATCTCCAGGAGCGCAAGGTGCTGGACGCCTCGGGCCGCGTGTCCGGCAGGTTGCACGATATCGGAATGGACTTTCCGGGCAACCTGCCGCAGAGCGAATACCTGGTCCTGTCCCGCTCACGCCGCGGCCGCCGGGAAACCGTGGCAGTGCCCTGGGAATGGGTGACCTCCCTGGGCCCCCCCGAGGTCAGGCTCGACCGCGATCGCGACGAGATCTGGAAGAGCGAGCTGCCTCAGACGGGGTTGCTGCTGGGGCGCAACCTCCTCGACCGCCAGATCGTCGACCTCTACGGCAACAAGGTGGTCAGGGTGAACGATCTGCGCCTGGCCGAGTTCGACTCGGCCTTGCGCCTGACCGGAGTGGACGTGAGCCAGAGGGCGCTGCTGCGCCGCCTCGGCCTGGAGAAGACAGCGGTGCGGGCGGCACGGCTCCTGGGCGGGAACCTCCCGGAGAAGACCATTCCCTGGAACTACGTGGCGCCCCTGGAGGTGCAACGGCCGGACCTGAAGCTGACGGTAACGGAATCACAGCTGAGCGAGCTGCACCCCACCGACATCGCCGATATCATCGAGCAGCTCGAGCCCCAGTACCGCGAGAGACTGCTGGACCTGCTCGGGGCGTTCATGGCCGCTGAGTCCCTCTCGGAGGTGGAGCCAGGCATGCAGGCCGACGTCATCGAGGACCTCTCGGAGACAAAGGCCTCAAACCTGCTCGAGATCATGCCCCCGGACGAGGCCACCGATATCCTGGCCCTCCTCCCCAGGGACAAGGCCGAGCGCCTGCTGAACATCATGGGGGTACGCGAGGCCGGTGTCATCCGTGAGCTCCTCGGCTACGAGGAGGAAAGCGCGGGCGGCCGCATGACCCCCGAGTTCCTCTCGGTACCTAGTACTTTCACCGCGCAGGAGACCATGGAGTACCTCCGCCGTAACGCCCCGGACGCAGAGACCTCGTACTACATCTACGTCGAGGACAGCGAGGGCCGCCTCAAGGGCGTGATCTCCCTGCGCGACCTGTTGAGGTCGCCGCCCGGGGAGAGCGTGGAGGAGTTCATGCACCGCGACGTCATCTCGGTCAACGTCTCTGAGGACCAGGAGACCGTCGCCGACGTCATGAGCCGTTACAACTTCCTCGCCCTTCCCGTGATTGACGACGAGAACTCCATCCGGGGCATCATCACCGTCGATGACATGATCGACGTTATCCGCGAGGAGGCCATCGAGGACCTCTCCCATATCGGGGGCCTGGAGCTGGTGGAGACGGGGGCTTCGCCGTCGCTGCGCACCCGCCTGCCCTCCGTCTTCATCACTCTACTGGGCGGGCTGGCGGCCGCCCTGCTCATATCGGCCTTCGAGGACCGCCTGATCCCCCTCATCACCCTCGTCTTCTACCTGCCCCTGGTGCTGAGGGCGGCACAGGACATCGGCATCGTCTCCCAAGCCGTGGTCATCGAGGAGATCGGGGGCAAGGAGCTGAGCGCCCGGGAGATCCTCAAGCTGGCCTGGAGAGAGCTGCGGGTCGTCTTCATCATCTCGCTGGGCCTGGCGGTCCTGGGGGGCGTGGTGGCCGCTCTCTGGGAGGACTACCTGCGCTTCGGCCTGACTATCGGCCTCACGCTCCTCATCACCGTGGTCCTGGGTACTGTGATCGGCATCTGCCTGCCGCTGATATCCCGCCGCGTCAAGGGCGAGTTGCGCTACACCCAGGCACGGTTTTCTACGCTCTTCATAGGCCTTGCCGCCCTGGCCATCTACCTCGGGATGGCCACGACGCTGCTCTGA
- a CDS encoding biotin/lipoate A/B protein ligase family protein, producing the protein MSGKSGITSVPWRLLPSPPASGARNMALDQALLESAVRDGFRPTLRFYRWSPAALSLGRFQSVDDVDLEACAAKGIDVVRRPTGGKSILHSGDFTYSIVFPPGSGMPDGVVDAYRVICRGILRALEILGIDADVLTREGDDYRSAGGACFAASTRADLECAGRKLCGSAQVRRHGAILQHGSILLEDHSELLYELLRFADDENRGRQLRNFRSRCMSLDETGCRRSWSEVADAFRRGFADAFQAVLEEGGLSAEEGKRADDLTGAYLSPQWLYNPESRAFPR; encoded by the coding sequence TTGAGCGGGAAGTCCGGGATAACGTCCGTGCCCTGGCGCCTTCTTCCCTCGCCGCCAGCGAGTGGCGCAAGGAACATGGCCCTGGACCAGGCCCTGCTAGAGTCCGCGGTCCGCGACGGTTTCCGCCCCACCCTGCGTTTTTACCGCTGGTCTCCGGCCGCCCTCTCCCTGGGACGCTTTCAGTCCGTGGACGATGTCGACCTGGAGGCATGCGCCGCCAAGGGGATCGATGTCGTGCGCAGGCCCACCGGTGGCAAGAGCATCCTCCACTCGGGCGATTTCACCTACAGTATCGTCTTTCCGCCCGGAAGCGGTATGCCGGACGGCGTGGTGGATGCCTATCGCGTCATCTGCAGAGGTATCCTGCGCGCCCTCGAGATCCTGGGCATCGACGCCGACGTCCTGACCCGCGAGGGCGACGACTACCGCTCCGCCGGCGGGGCCTGCTTCGCCGCCAGCACCCGGGCCGACCTGGAATGCGCCGGCCGCAAGCTGTGTGGAAGCGCACAGGTGCGCCGCCACGGTGCGATACTCCAGCATGGCTCCATCCTCCTCGAGGACCACTCGGAGCTGCTCTACGAGCTGCTCAGGTTCGCCGATGATGAGAACAGGGGAAGGCAGCTGCGTAACTTCCGGTCGCGTTGCATGTCACTGGACGAGACCGGCTGCCGCCGCTCCTGGTCGGAGGTGGCGGACGCGTTCCGGCGGGGGTTCGCGGATGCCTTCCAGGCCGTGCTGGAGGAAGGGGGCCTCTCGGCGGAAGAGGGAAAGCGCGCGGACGACCTAACCGGGGCCTATCTCTCACCGCAGTGGCTGTATAACCCCGAATCACGGGCGTTTCCCCGATGA
- a CDS encoding MBL fold metallo-hydrolase, whose product MSSRYTEEQDLTRAVRVSWLGHAMFMLEDGAGHRLVTDPYADYVGYPLPNVAADIVLVSHDHADHSNIGLVKGDPLVVRDPSPREVGGVRISGFPTYHDSQGGAERGANIVYRWEMQGLTFVHLGDLGHLPDSGLARELAGADVIFVPVGGFFTLAPDEAARVVKDLEPHIAIPMHFRNDACSFPIETEGPFVSHFETVERVGKVPVHLSPDDLPEATLILVMDYLA is encoded by the coding sequence ATGTCCTCTCGCTACACCGAGGAGCAGGACCTGACGCGGGCGGTGCGGGTCAGCTGGCTGGGCCACGCCATGTTCATGCTGGAGGATGGCGCCGGGCACCGGCTGGTCACGGACCCGTACGCCGACTACGTCGGTTACCCCCTCCCCAATGTGGCCGCCGATATCGTGCTCGTCAGCCACGACCATGCCGACCACTCCAACATCGGCCTGGTCAAGGGAGACCCGCTGGTGGTGCGCGACCCCTCGCCCCGCGAAGTCGGCGGTGTGCGCATATCCGGCTTCCCGACCTATCACGACTCCCAGGGAGGCGCCGAGAGAGGGGCGAACATCGTCTACCGCTGGGAGATGCAGGGATTGACCTTCGTGCACCTGGGCGACCTCGGCCATCTTCCAGACAGCGGGCTGGCACGGGAGCTGGCGGGGGCCGATGTCATCTTCGTCCCGGTGGGGGGGTTCTTCACCCTCGCGCCGGATGAGGCCGCGCGGGTGGTAAAGGACCTGGAGCCGCATATTGCCATACCCATGCACTTCCGCAACGACGCCTGCTCCTTTCCCATCGAGACGGAGGGGCCCTTCGTCTCGCATTTCGAAACCGTCGAGAGGGTGGGGAAGGTACCCGTGCACCTCTCCCCTGACGACCTGCCCGAGGCGACCCTCATACTGGTCATGGACTACCTGGCGTGA
- the pgsA gene encoding CDP-diacylglycerol--glycerol-3-phosphate 3-phosphatidyltransferase: MIKRNIANFFTCLRIILIPVVLWLISIMSKETVDAAHYWAVGVFIFAASTDFIDGQIARRTNTISEFGKLVDPLADRLLVISVLIALMWRGFLPIWMGVLIVARDVLMLAGAPLIGIRDKEAREKLAVHWTGKAATALLFVAICLFIAWNLPEAAGGAFFDKVDPIGFVVFCAGIVFSYVSGFIYIRRGIKSLKAGGTESGEEG, from the coding sequence TTGATCAAGAGGAATATAGCCAATTTCTTCACCTGCCTGCGCATCATCCTCATACCGGTGGTACTGTGGCTCATATCCATCATGTCCAAAGAGACGGTGGACGCCGCCCACTACTGGGCGGTGGGCGTGTTCATCTTCGCCGCCTCCACCGACTTCATCGACGGGCAGATAGCGCGCCGCACGAACACCATCTCCGAGTTCGGCAAGCTCGTCGACCCGCTGGCTGACCGCCTCCTGGTAATCTCCGTGCTCATCGCCCTGATGTGGCGCGGTTTTCTCCCAATCTGGATGGGCGTGCTCATCGTGGCCAGAGACGTGCTGATGCTCGCCGGAGCGCCGCTCATCGGGATACGGGACAAGGAGGCGCGGGAGAAGCTGGCCGTGCACTGGACGGGCAAGGCGGCCACCGCCCTCCTCTTCGTGGCCATCTGCCTGTTCATCGCCTGGAACCTGCCCGAGGCCGCGGGAGGAGCTTTCTTCGACAAGGTCGATCCCATCGGTTTCGTGGTCTTCTGCGCGGGTATCGTCTTCTCGTACGTCAGCGGTTTCATCTACATCCGGCGGGGAATAAAGTCATTAAAGGCCGGCGGCACCGAGAGCGGCGAGGAGGGCTAG
- a CDS encoding D-alanyl-D-alanine carboxypeptidase family protein, translating to MNEIDQPDSPQTAAPRRALTDEERRVLLEKRIKELRRRKKRDLRRSNRPLRITTAVFLLVFLALFVVSGIYTLAASGESERYLASVLPASNLPGWEGLLLETEDVRVPAISAAAAILVDPATDDVLFEHNADQPLPMASTTKVMTAVVVLENASLQESVTVSAYAGAVGESSAWLDAGEVLTVEQLLYALLLQSANDAAVALAEHVGGSEGAFVEMMNEKARDMGLGHTSFANPHGLDAPNHYTSARDLAAITCYAMDIAEYRRIAETTTYELPWPGHPFPRVLENHNKLLKTYPGTTGGKTGYTAGAGKCLVASSQREGRELVSVILNGGDGYWDQTTALMDYGYDYFTPVEYAYSGQPLARVEVGDFPRREVDATCLEDLVFTVRRDRLEGYEEATVNSLEWVAYPVAEGQEMGQLVIAAGTPHESEEALVASEARRTPNLAVRILAFIAAVFGTLWAGIKWIIPGL from the coding sequence ATGAACGAGATAGACCAGCCAGACAGCCCGCAAACCGCCGCGCCTCGCCGGGCACTGACGGACGAGGAGAGGCGCGTCCTCCTCGAGAAGAGGATAAAGGAGCTGCGCAGGAGGAAGAAACGTGACCTTCGCAGGTCGAACCGGCCGCTCCGCATCACCACCGCCGTCTTTCTCCTGGTCTTCCTCGCGCTCTTCGTCGTATCCGGCATCTATACCCTGGCCGCGAGCGGGGAGAGCGAGCGTTACCTCGCCAGCGTGCTTCCCGCCTCCAACCTTCCGGGCTGGGAGGGACTCCTGCTGGAGACGGAGGACGTGCGGGTGCCCGCGATCAGCGCGGCGGCGGCGATCCTGGTCGACCCCGCCACCGACGACGTGCTCTTCGAGCACAACGCCGACCAACCCCTCCCCATGGCTTCCACCACCAAGGTGATGACCGCGGTTGTGGTCCTGGAGAACGCCTCCTTGCAAGAGAGCGTTACCGTCAGCGCCTACGCGGGAGCGGTGGGGGAATCGTCGGCCTGGCTTGACGCCGGTGAGGTGCTCACGGTGGAGCAGCTCCTCTACGCCCTGCTGCTGCAGTCCGCCAACGACGCCGCCGTGGCCCTCGCGGAACACGTCGGAGGCAGCGAGGGGGCGTTCGTGGAGATGATGAACGAGAAGGCACGCGATATGGGGCTTGGCCACACCTCCTTCGCCAACCCCCACGGGCTGGACGCGCCCAACCACTACACCTCGGCGCGGGACCTGGCGGCCATCACCTGCTACGCCATGGATATCGCCGAGTACAGGAGGATCGCAGAGACCACGACCTACGAGCTGCCCTGGCCCGGTCACCCCTTCCCCCGCGTCCTGGAGAACCACAACAAACTGCTCAAGACCTACCCGGGCACCACGGGGGGCAAGACCGGCTATACGGCGGGCGCGGGCAAGTGCCTGGTGGCATCGTCACAGAGAGAAGGCCGGGAGCTGGTCTCCGTCATCCTCAACGGCGGCGACGGTTACTGGGACCAGACAACGGCCCTCATGGACTACGGCTATGACTACTTCACGCCGGTTGAGTACGCCTATAGCGGCCAGCCCCTGGCCCGGGTGGAGGTGGGCGATTTCCCGCGGCGCGAGGTCGACGCCACGTGCCTGGAAGACCTCGTTTTCACGGTGCGCAGGGACCGCCTCGAGGGCTACGAGGAGGCCACGGTGAACAGCCTGGAGTGGGTGGCCTACCCCGTCGCGGAAGGCCAGGAGATGGGGCAATTGGTCATCGCGGCAGGCACGCCCCACGAGTCCGAGGAAGCACTGGTCGCCAGCGAGGCCAGGCGAACGCCCAATCTCGCGGTGCGCATCCTCGCGTTCATCGCGGCGGTATTCGGGACCTTGTGGGCCGGGATAAAATGGATCATACCGGGCCTGTAG